A stretch of the Myxococcus guangdongensis genome encodes the following:
- a CDS encoding phage tail tape measure protein: MESTVSEGFDLATLSVRIDTSGTAAGVQGLNDLSKASERTEQATEKAGAASSQLQREIVRMHKEVEASSKAFEVMRSKLKELERMDTLVKHVDQMTEASKRFQQAAGNTKAVDALHTKMAALEVATGRLTSSFGDTSSIARFMGELSKATSALSKMQDDARAAKSIQEVAKAAESAKEPVEQLSKGLGGLAGNLMGMVAVGATLRSVTTEALGFSTAMAQVSTLLEDNQLGMMGQLAESAKRLGAQFGRGPTDQAKALYEIMSAGAADAAKATEMLAIANKLAIGGVTEVSVAADGLTSIMASYGTQLRSATQAADAMFVSAADGKTSIETIARHIGKVAPIASQTGVSLQELLAANAALTKAGIKTETAMEGVRAILAQVAKPSNEAAILAKELGIEFSIAGLKSKGFAGFLQDMKDKTGGSTELLAALVGGVEALLPVMTLSGSASVDFATSLQNMETSAGKTEAAFKKMAETPQMKVDQLRARFAGLRVEVGESLLNTVSPVMDGLLKNFEEVTTAARYLAQALAVLGAARAVAWGQEWTKALLDKAAAAKKAKESVVEAVLAEASYKRAQGESRAEALKAALAHLEKRQALLQSAAALEGPFTVAHTRAAIASNTLAQAKVREAIAIEGATFATRAGSAALAAMGGPLGLVVIALGAAVTAFVEFGRAAEEAREKAMQHAQESAAAVGRGSQIVVDLMSQTKAIENQVKALERLTIAKEEVAALGGKYQDLLTSEVDTVAELAAVVRTVASDDLKAAQADIKRMTAEVKKKQKLIVAVNWTWAGEGKPFSEIRKDPRFAGQIEEKLVPLEKDLAAHQQRAAEIQKALLSLEAAAKQEAELADKVAGAHGRAGAAATKSASETIDAGKKKVEEAKKAAAWLSKLEEDVRAIGKTKAGSLNQSDEYMLLTEEQKKLADVAIAKLKDAEASKKAAQARDELAKKAQTWLERIQEESGALGKSKAEALSLTDEYKALSKEQQKQADVAIALLKEAEATKAVEKAEKERLQNLQQLNRELGDQSGTRFVEAQRLLREELDAGRLKLKDYNAQLAKARELWTPQGRAEAQLAKELENLEKQLNPLADAQKRMAAVEKLFQEGRIGAAAYRREVAKLQEQLSTGFSLAQDAVTSAAQHMEEAFVTFATTGQFSFRNMVESMLKDLARLLAHKAFMALVDTATGALIGVTTAPAASSGGSTVGGADLSGMFGSMLGGGAGGVGKLDFGAEVPQVPKLYVPSKADILPQAGGGSGTAPISLHIHIHQDGSATSTVESSGGRAESEKLARGLGAVVLKVLVEQLQPGGVLYNGIRTRR, translated from the coding sequence ATGGAGTCCACTGTGTCTGAGGGATTCGATCTAGCCACGCTATCTGTTCGCATCGACACCTCGGGCACCGCCGCCGGCGTGCAGGGGCTCAACGACCTGTCAAAGGCATCGGAGAGGACGGAGCAGGCGACGGAGAAGGCTGGGGCGGCATCCTCGCAGCTCCAGCGAGAAATCGTGCGGATGCACAAGGAGGTGGAGGCCAGTTCCAAGGCCTTCGAGGTCATGCGCAGCAAGCTGAAGGAGCTTGAGCGGATGGACACCCTCGTCAAGCACGTGGACCAGATGACCGAGGCGTCGAAGCGCTTCCAGCAGGCCGCCGGGAACACGAAGGCGGTTGACGCTCTCCACACGAAGATGGCCGCGCTTGAAGTGGCGACTGGACGCCTTACGTCCTCCTTCGGGGATACGAGCTCCATTGCCCGCTTCATGGGCGAGCTGAGCAAGGCCACCTCGGCGCTGTCGAAGATGCAGGACGACGCGCGCGCGGCGAAGTCCATCCAGGAGGTGGCGAAGGCGGCGGAGTCCGCTAAGGAACCCGTGGAGCAACTCTCCAAGGGGCTCGGAGGACTCGCTGGCAACCTCATGGGGATGGTGGCAGTAGGGGCCACGTTGCGGAGCGTCACCACCGAGGCGCTGGGTTTCTCCACGGCCATGGCTCAGGTGAGCACTCTCCTCGAGGACAACCAGCTCGGGATGATGGGCCAGCTTGCGGAGAGCGCGAAGCGACTGGGCGCCCAGTTCGGGCGGGGGCCGACCGACCAGGCCAAGGCGCTGTACGAAATCATGAGCGCGGGCGCGGCCGACGCGGCGAAGGCCACGGAGATGCTGGCCATTGCCAACAAGCTGGCCATCGGCGGCGTGACGGAGGTGAGCGTTGCCGCAGACGGCCTGACGTCCATCATGGCTAGCTACGGCACGCAGCTCCGGAGCGCGACTCAGGCTGCTGATGCCATGTTCGTGTCAGCCGCAGACGGCAAGACGTCCATCGAGACCATCGCCCGGCACATTGGCAAGGTGGCCCCGATTGCGTCCCAGACGGGCGTGTCGCTCCAGGAACTGCTGGCTGCGAACGCAGCGCTCACCAAGGCCGGCATCAAGACAGAGACGGCCATGGAGGGTGTGCGGGCCATCCTCGCGCAGGTGGCCAAGCCTTCCAACGAAGCCGCCATCCTGGCGAAAGAACTCGGCATCGAGTTCAGCATCGCCGGGCTGAAGTCCAAGGGCTTCGCAGGCTTCCTCCAGGACATGAAGGACAAGACGGGTGGCAGCACGGAGTTACTTGCTGCGCTCGTTGGCGGCGTCGAGGCGCTGCTTCCGGTGATGACGCTCTCGGGCTCGGCCTCGGTGGACTTCGCGACGTCGCTCCAGAACATGGAAACGTCGGCTGGCAAGACGGAGGCGGCCTTCAAAAAGATGGCGGAGACGCCACAGATGAAGGTGGACCAGCTTCGCGCGCGCTTCGCTGGCCTGCGTGTGGAGGTTGGCGAGAGTTTGCTCAACACCGTCTCCCCCGTCATGGATGGGCTGCTGAAGAACTTCGAGGAGGTGACGACGGCTGCTCGCTACCTCGCCCAGGCGCTGGCGGTGCTCGGCGCGGCGCGAGCGGTCGCCTGGGGACAGGAGTGGACGAAGGCACTGCTCGACAAGGCGGCGGCTGCGAAGAAGGCGAAGGAGTCCGTCGTCGAGGCTGTTCTCGCAGAAGCCAGCTACAAGCGTGCGCAGGGCGAGAGTCGGGCTGAGGCGCTGAAGGCAGCCCTGGCACATCTTGAGAAGCGGCAGGCTCTGCTCCAATCTGCTGCTGCTCTCGAAGGGCCGTTCACTGTCGCGCACACGCGGGCCGCCATCGCATCCAACACACTCGCCCAGGCGAAGGTCCGTGAGGCAATTGCGATCGAAGGTGCGACGTTCGCCACCCGGGCAGGATCTGCAGCGCTCGCTGCGATGGGTGGGCCCCTTGGCCTGGTTGTCATCGCCCTGGGCGCGGCCGTCACCGCGTTCGTTGAATTCGGCCGGGCCGCGGAGGAGGCCCGAGAGAAGGCGATGCAACATGCACAGGAGTCGGCTGCTGCTGTAGGGCGAGGTTCGCAAATCGTGGTGGACCTCATGAGTCAGACGAAGGCAATCGAGAACCAGGTCAAGGCTCTTGAGCGGCTCACCATTGCGAAGGAAGAGGTCGCCGCTCTGGGAGGGAAGTATCAAGACCTTCTGACTAGCGAAGTCGATACGGTTGCTGAACTCGCCGCAGTCGTTCGGACAGTCGCGAGTGATGATTTGAAGGCAGCCCAGGCAGATATCAAGCGAATGACTGCCGAAGTAAAGAAGAAGCAAAAACTCATCGTTGCGGTGAACTGGACGTGGGCTGGCGAGGGAAAGCCGTTCTCCGAAATTCGGAAGGACCCGCGGTTCGCCGGGCAGATCGAAGAGAAGCTCGTCCCCTTGGAGAAGGACCTCGCTGCTCACCAGCAACGGGCTGCTGAAATCCAGAAGGCGCTCCTCTCGTTGGAAGCTGCCGCCAAGCAGGAGGCTGAGCTGGCCGACAAGGTCGCAGGCGCCCATGGTCGCGCGGGGGCCGCAGCTACGAAGTCGGCTTCGGAAACCATTGATGCCGGCAAGAAGAAGGTCGAGGAGGCGAAGAAGGCCGCGGCGTGGCTGTCGAAGCTGGAGGAGGACGTCCGCGCCATCGGGAAGACGAAGGCAGGCTCGCTCAACCAGTCGGACGAGTACATGTTGCTGACGGAGGAGCAGAAGAAGCTCGCCGACGTGGCCATCGCGAAGCTCAAGGACGCCGAGGCGTCGAAGAAGGCGGCCCAGGCTCGGGACGAACTGGCGAAGAAGGCGCAGACGTGGCTCGAGCGCATCCAGGAGGAGTCGGGCGCTCTCGGGAAGTCGAAGGCCGAGGCACTCAGCCTCACCGACGAGTACAAGGCGCTCTCCAAGGAGCAGCAGAAGCAGGCGGACGTGGCCATCGCTCTGCTGAAGGAGGCAGAGGCCACGAAGGCGGTGGAAAAGGCGGAGAAGGAGCGCCTCCAGAATCTCCAGCAGCTCAACCGCGAGCTGGGGGACCAGTCCGGGACGCGCTTCGTGGAGGCCCAGCGGCTCCTCCGCGAGGAGCTGGACGCCGGGCGCCTCAAGCTGAAGGACTACAACGCGCAGCTCGCGAAGGCGCGGGAGCTGTGGACGCCGCAGGGCCGTGCCGAGGCTCAGCTCGCCAAGGAGTTGGAGAACCTGGAGAAGCAGCTCAACCCCCTGGCCGACGCGCAGAAGCGCATGGCGGCCGTGGAGAAGCTCTTCCAGGAGGGGCGCATCGGCGCGGCCGCGTACCGGCGGGAGGTGGCGAAGCTGCAGGAGCAGCTCTCCACCGGCTTCTCTCTGGCCCAGGACGCCGTCACCTCCGCAGCCCAGCACATGGAGGAGGCCTTCGTCACCTTCGCCACCACGGGGCAGTTCAGCTTCCGGAACATGGTGGAGAGCATGCTGAAGGACCTGGCGCGCCTCCTGGCCCACAAGGCCTTCATGGCCCTGGTGGACACCGCGACGGGGGCCCTCATCGGCGTGACGACGGCGCCGGCCGCGAGCTCGGGCGGGTCCACCGTGGGCGGCGCGGACCTGTCCGGCATGTTCGGCAGCATGCTGGGTGGGGGCGCGGGCGGAGTCGGCAAGCTGGACTTCGGCGCCGAGGTTCCCCAGGTGCCGAAGCTGTACGTGCCCAGCAAGGCGGACATCCTCCCTCAGGCCGGAGGGGGGAGCGGCACGGCGCCCATCTCCCTCCACATCCACATCCACCAGGACGGCTCAGCCACATCCACGGTGGAGTCATCAGGAGGAAGGGCTGAGTCCGAGAAGCTGGCCCGCGGGCTCGGCGCCGTCGTCCTCAAGGTACTGGTCGAGCAACTCCAGCCTGGTGGAGTGCTCTACAACGGAATTCGGACGCGGCGATAA
- a CDS encoding phage tail assembly chaperone — MSLRAHLEQVAKATGKAPPALVGEYALPEALAHVWGWFCELSGARGAGGFSIAPISFQDIEAWARLTGHQPTPAEVVLLRQLDDVFRDELSPK; from the coding sequence GTGTCTCTGCGCGCCCACCTCGAGCAGGTGGCCAAGGCCACCGGCAAGGCGCCGCCAGCGCTGGTGGGTGAGTACGCGCTGCCGGAGGCGCTCGCTCACGTCTGGGGCTGGTTCTGCGAGCTGAGCGGCGCTCGCGGGGCGGGGGGCTTCTCCATCGCCCCCATCAGCTTCCAGGACATCGAAGCGTGGGCCCGGCTCACTGGGCACCAGCCCACCCCCGCGGAGGTGGTCCTGCTGCGTCAGCTCGATGACGTCTTCAGGGACGAACTCAGTCCGAAGTGA